A region from the Cannabis sativa cultivar Pink pepper isolate KNU-18-1 chromosome 9, ASM2916894v1, whole genome shotgun sequence genome encodes:
- the LOC115723600 gene encoding uncharacterized protein LOC115723600, with product MARFELEKFDGSTDFALWRESLKGILVHQKVVKVLEDEKLLAEKKREEIAKMEEMAYYTIIMYLSNGVRRKLIQEKTLKELWNKLEKLYMAPSISSKINLLERLYGFRINSSLSLDENIDKFNEIIVGLANIDHKVEKESQAIILLRSLPIEYQEVKAAIKYGRDVILLEGVHAALK from the coding sequence ATGGCGAGGTTCGAACTAGAGAAGTTCGATGGATCAACTGATTTCGCACTATGGCGAGAGAGTTTGAAGGGTATACTTGTGCACCAAAAGGTGGTAAAGGTACTCGAAGATGAAAAGTTGCTAGCTGAGAAGAAGCGAGAGGAAATTGCAAAAATGGAGGAGATGGCATACTACACCATCATTATGTACCTATCCAATGGAGTTAGAAGAAAGCTAATCCAAGAAAAGACCCTAAAAGAATTGTGGAACAAACTAGAGAAGTTGTACATGGCACCATCAATCTCGAGCAAAATTAATCTTCTTGAAAGATTATACGGGTTTAGAATAAACTCTTCTCTTTCCTTAGATGAAAATATTGataaatttaatgaaataattgttGGTTTAGCTAACATTGATCATAAGGTAGAAAAAGAAAGTCAAGCAATCATATTGCTCAGATCATTGCCAATAGAATATCAAGAAGTTAAAGCAGCAATCAAGTATGGCAGGGATGTGATCTTGTTGGAGGGTGTTCATGCAGCATTAAAGTGA